The DNA sequence GTGTAGACGAAGTTCCAATACGCGGCAGCGCCGAGGATCCCGACGATGCCCACGACGAGCATCACCTGGTCGCGCTGATTGGTCGGCATTCCGGCCATGGCTTACCTCACCGCGATCGAAAGGGGAACCGTGCGGATCGCGGTCGAATCCGGCTTCTGGTACATCAGGTCGAGCTGGAACTGGTGGACATCCTTTCCATCCACCGTCGCCGACTCCGAACTCGAGATCACCACGTTCTCGAGGAACGGCGAGGCCTCGAGGTTCTTCATGAAGATGGTGACGGCCTGCAGGTCCACGGTGTACGCGAGGATGCGGATGGCGACCCGCCCGCCCCCATTGGCCGCGACGTCTTCCGGCGAGGCGGCAGCCGTCTGGTTGGACTGCTGCAGCTGACGCAACCACGTGTACGTCGGAAGCGCGCGCGCCACCTCGTCCAGCACGTGCGGCCAGACGAAGCGGTCACCATCGATCGCGGAGATGATGGCGATCTGACGCAGCAGCGAGTCGCGCTGCGCCTCTGCGGCACTGCGCTGGGCCAGCACCGCCGCGTAGCGCGTCGAGTCCTGGACGGCGATGCGTTCGCGCTCGGCGAGATCGGCCGTCTTGGTGTTCTGTGAATACCACATGAAGCCGGTGATGGCGACACCGAGAAGCAGCCCACCGACCGCGACCATCAGCCACGGATCCTTGAAGCGTCCACGCAGCTGCTCGAGGAGCGCCCCGACGTTGATGGAGGCACCCTTCGACGCGCCCTTCTTCCGGCGCGCGCCTGGGAGGAGATTGATCTCGATCATCGGCTCGTCCAGTCCATCATGCGGGCGTCCGCAGGGCCAGGCCCAACGGCAGCATCAGCAGGGGGGCTACCTCGTCCGTGACGAGCGATCCGAAAGCGCCGTCACGCACCACGAGGTTGGCCAAAGGGTTCGCCGGCTGCACCGGCAGCCGCAGCCGGTCGCCGAGTGCATCCACGAGTCCCGGCGCGCGCGAGCCGCCACCGCAGACGAAAACGCTCGCCAGCTGGCCACCCGACCGCGACGACGACGCGAGGAACGCGACGGCGCGCTCGATGCCCACGGCGATCTCTTCGCCGCGCGCCTCGAGCACCGCATCCAGATGCTCCGACCGGTCGAAGCCGCGCAGCAGCGCCTCGGCTTCATCCGACCCCAGGCCGCGGTCGCGCTGCAGGTCCTCGCGCATGCGCCGCGTGCCGGTGGAGATGTCGCGCGTGAGGATCGGGATGCCGTCCTCGACGATGTTCACGTTGGTGACTTCGTGCCCGATGTTCACGAGTGCGACCGTCCCGGTCATCGCATCGGGATGGTTCATCTCGAAGGCGTTGTGCAGCGCGAAGGCATCCACGTCCACGGCCACGGGGGTGAGCCCCGCGTCCGTCAGCACGCGCACCTTGCCTTCCACCAGTTCTCGCTTCGCGGCCACGAGGAGCACGCTCATTTCCGGATCCGTCCCGTCGGGATCGAGGATCTGGAAGTCGAGTTCCACGGATTCCATGTCGAAGGGCACGTGCTGCTCGGCCTCCCAGCGCATCAACTCACGCGCCTGGGACTCCTTCACGCGCTCAATCTGGATCTTCTTGATGATGACGTCGCGGCCACCCACGGCCGTGACCACGTCCTTGGTGGTCACGCCGGCCTCGGCCAGGGCCGCCGTGATGGCGTCGGCCACGATCCCGGGATCCATGATCTCGCCTTCGACGATCGCGTCGGCAAGCAGCGGCGCCACGGCCAGCCGCACGAGCTCCGGCTGCGCCTTGGAGTGGTCGATCACCGCGACCTTGATCAGGCCGGAACCGATGTCGAGACCGACGGTTGTCTTCTTGCGACCGAAAAGCGCCATGGTGTTCCCGTCACCGACAGGGGCAGAGAGACTTGGGTCGCCTAAGTTGCGGACGTCCCCGGTCAGGGTCAATGCGACACGGCCATACGTCTTGCGGAATAACACGAGTGGCCGTGCCGCAAGGTAACGGCCGACCGCGACTTCGTGGTCGGGGGATGGCCGACGGTCAGCCTTCGGGATGTCCGCCCAGCCAGTCGGTGCCGGCCGGCAGCAGGCGCGTCGCGCGCGGGCAGCCCACCCACGGCTCGGCCGCATCTATGGTATCTGGCCGCATCCAGCCGAGGCGACGGTGCCGGGCCCCGTGCATTCCCACGCCCACGAGTTCCACCCGGACGACGCCAGGGGCAACCGCCCACCAGCGGCGCTCGACCCGCCGTCCGTCGGCGAATCGCTCCACCGCCTCCACAGGGTGCATCGGCGGTTGCAGGCACAGCCAAGCGAGATCTGGGGGATTGCCGAGCCCGTCGATGCCCTGGAGTACGGCGGCGCGCGCGCGAGCTTCGTCTTCGGCGAGCGTCGCGGCGCGCGAGACCTGCAGGGCGTCGGTCAGCGCGAGCGCGCTGAGCAGGGCGAGCGCCACGAGCACCAGCAGCGCCATCGGGAGCGCGATGCCCCGCCGCAGGCGCAGGACACTCACGGCCACACCAGCGCGCCGGCACCCCGTCCGCCCACACCCATGGCCCGGAGCTCCCATCCATTATTAGTGAGTGCGTGCGCTGCGGAGACGCGGAAGCCGCCCGCACCCGCCGAGCGGAGGGGACCCGCCACGGGCTGGATGGGCCCGCAGGCTCCGGACCACGGGTGGCAGCGCCGCCAGCCGAGCATCCATTCGCCGCGGCCCGCGTGGTACAGCGCGAAGCGACCGCGGCGGTAGAAGCGCACCTCGGCGCCGGGTTCGATATCCACGGGCACCGAATCGACAAGCACGACGCGCAGTAGGGGCTGCGCCTCTGCCAACGGCGATCGCCAGCCGTCGGCCGCGCGACAGCTTCCGCTCACCACGCGCGGCCCGCTGGAGTCCACGACGGCGTAGTGCCAGTCCTCGGCCGCCACAGGCCTGTTCCGCACGGCCACGAGATCGTCGGCGGTGGGCATCGTCGGCAGCGTCGTAAGGCCGGCCGCTGCTGGCCACGGCAGCAGGAGCTCGCGCGCCCCGACAGCGCAGGCGACGCCGGCACCAAGGAGCAAGTCCAGCTCGACGGCGGTGTCACCGCGCGCGAGCACCGCCGCCCCGGTGGCGAGGGCGCGGCGCACGACGGCCACCGCCTCGCGCTCGGCGCGGCCCCCGATGTCACGCGCTTCGGCACGCT is a window from the Pseudogemmatithrix spongiicola genome containing:
- the pilM gene encoding type IV pilus assembly protein PilM produces the protein MALFGRKKTTVGLDIGSGLIKVAVIDHSKAQPELVRLAVAPLLADAIVEGEIMDPGIVADAITAALAEAGVTTKDVVTAVGGRDVIIKKIQIERVKESQARELMRWEAEQHVPFDMESVELDFQILDPDGTDPEMSVLLVAAKRELVEGKVRVLTDAGLTPVAVDVDAFALHNAFEMNHPDAMTGTVALVNIGHEVTNVNIVEDGIPILTRDISTGTRRMREDLQRDRGLGSDEAEALLRGFDRSEHLDAVLEARGEEIAVGIERAVAFLASSSRSGGQLASVFVCGGGSRAPGLVDALGDRLRLPVQPANPLANLVVRDGAFGSLVTDEVAPLLMLPLGLALRTPA
- a CDS encoding PilN domain-containing protein, which produces MIEINLLPGARRKKGASKGASINVGALLEQLRGRFKDPWLMVAVGGLLLGVAITGFMWYSQNTKTADLAERERIAVQDSTRYAAVLAQRSAAEAQRDSLLRQIAIISAIDGDRFVWPHVLDEVARALPTYTWLRQLQQSNQTAAASPEDVAANGGGRVAIRILAYTVDLQAVTIFMKNLEASPFLENVVISSSESATVDGKDVHQFQLDLMYQKPDSTAIRTVPLSIAVR